From one Cynocephalus volans isolate mCynVol1 chromosome X, mCynVol1.pri, whole genome shotgun sequence genomic stretch:
- the LOC134367960 gene encoding ferritin heavy chain-like, with amino-acid sequence MSRDSSHHPLPVPSQTRCLTSMLGAPRGRRHHRPLSLPRASSPFAVLPALPLPAMAAVLSQVRQNYHPDCEAAVDSQINLELYASYVYLSMAFYFDRDDVALMHFASYFLRQSHEKREQAEQLMRLQNQRICLRDIKKPDRDDWESGLRAMESAFHLEKCVNQSLLDLHRLATDKADAHLCDFLESHYLHEQVKVVKELGGHLTILCKMGAPEAGMAEYLFDKLTLGGDGDKED; translated from the coding sequence ATGTCACGTGACAGTAGCCACCATCCACTTCCGGTCCCGTCACAGACCCGCTGCCTAACGTCCATGTTAGGAGCACCCCGAGGCCGCCGCCACCACCGCCCGCTCAGCCTTCCACGCGCCAGCAGCCCCTTCGCCGTTCTGCCAGCGCTGCCTCTGCCGGCCATGGCCGCCGTGCTCTCACAGGTGCGCCAGAACTACCACCCGGACTGCGAGGCCGCCGTCGACAGCCAGATCAACCTGGAGCTCTACGCCTCCTACGTCTACCTGTCCATGGCCTTCTACTTCGACCGCGACGACGTGGCCCTCATGCACTTTGCCAGCTACTTCCTACGCCAGTCGCACGAGAAGCGCGAGCAAGCAGAGCAGCTCATGAGGCTGCAGAACCAGCGCATCTGCCTGCGCGACATCAAGAAGCCTGACCGCGACGACTGGGAGAGCGGCCTCAGGGCCATGGAGTCCGCCTTCCACCTGGAGAAGTGCGTCAACCAGAGCCTCCTGGACCTGCACCGCCTGGCCACCGACAAGGCCGACGCTCACCTCTGCGACTTCCTGGAGAGCCACTACCTGCACGAGCAGGTCAAGGTCGTCAAGGAGCTGGGGGGCCACCTCACCATCCTGTGCAAGATGGGGGCCCCGGAGGCCGGCATGGCAGAGTACCTCTTTGACAAGCTCACCCTGGGTGGCGACGGTGACAAGGAGGACTGA